A segment of the Triticum urartu cultivar G1812 chromosome 1, Tu2.1, whole genome shotgun sequence genome:
GCAACTCTCGAAAGTTCAACTTTGAGGTCAATAGCCACCACTACAACAAGGGATACCACCTTTTTTTGAAAGTACAAGGGATACCATCTAGCAGATGGTATCTATCTTCAATGGTCAACTCTTGTGAAGACAATCTCCAAACCAATAGGAGAGAAGAGGGCTAGGTTTGCCCAAGCACAAGAGAGTGCTAGGAAGGATATGGAATGTGCTTtcggtgtgctccaatctcgatggGCTATTGTTCGGCACCCTGCTAGAACATGGAGCCAGCGAAAGATGTGGGAGGTGATGGCTGCTTGTGTGCTCATGCACAACATGAACGTAGAGAATGAGCGTGATGACAATATCTTCGACCAAGGGTTTGATTTTTAAGGCAAAAATGTGAACTTGAGCCTGGACCGGCAACGTTTGGAGAGTTCACCTAGCTAATTTTATCAAGAAATGCATGATTGAACAACTCACGTTCAACTTCaaatgatttggttgagcatatgtGAACTCACCTAGGCAGCCAATAGATGCATCAGCCCTTTTTCTTTCTATGTATTTGTGACAATTACAAATTCATTTGGTTGTAAATGATGagatttttatttggttgcaACCTATTTATTGTGATGTAAAAACTATGCGATTTTGTATTTGTATTCATACGAGTAGAATGTAAAATGTGAAAAATTGAAGAAAGAAAAAACGGCTGGACAGACCTGGCAGAGAAAACACGGAAGAGGGTAGACACTGCCTATACAACCAACCCAAACAAATAAAAAACGAATCAAAACAGGATCCATTTGCGTCGGTCGGTTGGAATTGACCTGCGCATGGAGCCGATCAGGAACCCCAAGACCAATCACTACATCATCATTAGACCTTTGCTAAAGCCGCCAATTCATAGGCCAGAACGTCGCATTTTCTGCTCACTTTCCTAATATGCCGTGCATCAAACTTCCGGAGTGTAGACTTCACATCCGCAATGATAGGGAAAGCCGCTGATCGATTCGAGCTGGCAGGGAGCAATTCATTACATTACTAAAGGCTGAACAGTCAAACTTCAAGAACGACTGGGCCACTGTACCTCTCGGCTCATCACCTCCTTCAACGTAGGTATAGTGACGATCATATTTGACTCTACTGGTGCTGATGTGTTAACTTCTTATCTTCTTTCAGACTATTTGTGTCTGGCTGTGTGCATCATAACTATGCAGGTGTTGTTTATCATGTTTGTGTTTGACTGTGCATCCTACTCCCCGTTTCGAATTACTTGTCACAGGTATGGATGTATGTaaatgtattttagttctagatacatccatttctgccacgagtaatttggaacggagggagtaactaTGTAGGTGTTGTTTATCATGATTTGTATCTACCTGATGCTATATTCTAAATTAATAAAAGCACCGTTTATGGGAAAGAATGGTTCCTAATCGTCGCACTCACCAGCATATTGGTACGCTTTGTTTTGCTTAAGCAACTTGGCAGAACACAGTGACGCTcacacacgcgcatacactcaccacCCATCCTAAACATCTGAGCTACACTCACCACTCAACTTGACAGAACACAGTGACTTGAACGCAGGTAGACTGTCAGACAGGTTCCAGCACTTCCAGCACAAGAAACCTGACCATCTGAGCTACGCTCAATTCACATCGCTCAAGATTTCTACAACACCATATAATCTGAGAAATTGGAAGTTACATTGACATGGTCAATCAGATTGGACGCCTATGATTTCTTACATGAATCATCCAGGGACATTTGTCTGTTAATGCAAATCTTGCAGCAACATTCTTCTCCTTCGCCTTCAAATCTTACAGGAAGAAGTTCTTCGCCTTCGTTTGCGCCATGGCTATTCTGTTCATTGTAAGAACATGCCAGTGACAAAAGGCAAGACCTTGGAAGAGATTCAGGCTTCAATAAACTGCGGCACCTGAGTGGTTTGGAGAAAGTTAGATTACACATTTTTCTTTGCCCATGCAATTGTATGCAATGTGTATCAAATCTGTAGCGAAGATGTGATCAGGGCAGCTAAGAAGTGCAGAGGATTTCCATGTTGGTGACTTGATGTATCCTTCAAGAAGACTTGCAACTGCCTCCTCTTCTATTAGATTTACCAAAACCGTATGATATAATAATCCAACTAAACCGTATGATATAATAATCCAACTAAAGTGAGTTCATTTGCGTCTGCTGATGCCATCAGCTGAGAGCAAACAATTACAAAGCAGTAAAGCCGCAGTGCTAAGCATCAGATAGGGTAATGTAAAGCAGCAGGCAGAATATGTGGTATTGTGAAGTTGTGACTGATCAGATTAAAAAAAACTGTTTCACAGTGCCAGATATACAAAAAAATATATCAGAAACACCCGAGTTACTTTCAGGTGACACACCTGATAATTTAAACATGAGTGGCTTAGCCATCAGCAGGCCTCTGCTCTTCCTCAAGCTCCATTTTACATATGAAGCACTCCCTCTCAAAAATCAGGAACTCCTGAGTAAGAAATTTAAGACATTTGCTGATATTAGGAAAGCTCTGCGCTGCAGTAATTAGATGAACAAACTAAAGAACGTTAAGTAACCTGTAACTGCTGCTGGCTGAACAAGTGCATCATCCCAGAATCTGATGAAGCAACTAACTCGATGAGTTTATCACAACGATCTAGAGAATCGCCAGCTTCGGAAAGGGAGATGGATGCCTACAAAATATTAGCATCTGATATTAATATACCATATGTACTGAAACAGCAAAACAGCAACCATTTCGCCTATATTCAATGTAGCAGGCAGATACTTGTAGAATCTGTTTACAAGATCACCTGCATGGAGCGTAGAATTGTTTCCGGCAGGCAGCATCTTCGGCAAAGCCCTCGAATGATATAAGCAGCAGTACTTTCAACCGAACCATTACAATCAGAATACCAAGCATCAAGTCGTGAAATTTCCATTGAAACTCCAGGTTGAAACCGATTGAGTTCACCTACAAAAATAAATTATCGATATAACTATTGCACAAAATATTATTTGCATTCAAGAAAAACTGAAGCATACTATTGTTCTAAATTTTAGATACCTTTAAAGCCAGCGGCCATAATTGCAGCAAGAAGACCTCCATCATTGGCTTCATGAAGCCCAAACCCATCACCTTCTGTTGCTAAGCAACGGAGCGCAACTTCAATACAGCAAGGATCTTTAGACGAGACCTTAACTTCCACCTGTCCATGAATTACACAGTCAGAAGTTGCAGAAGCAACCGTGACAAACAATAACTAGAAATTGAAATGTAAGAAATTGAAGTGTAAGCTTTAATAATCCTTAATAAACACCAAGGCATGGTCTGTAATGTACAACACTTCATATTATATCTTGAAGCATAATATCCATATGGCCTTCAGGAGAAGAGAGATGGACTCAACCTTCAGCTGACGATGCAGCATATCCTCTTCGCTGACAGTTGAATAAAGTGCACTAGTCAGAGCCGTGCATGATGTTGCATCTGGTATCATGCATTCCCCAGAAGGTAGACAGAGTATTGCCGTTGCATGCAACTCAAGGAAAACAAGCTCTGATGACTGAAATGAGCTTGTCTCGACAGCATTTAACCATGGTCTCTCTTCCCCTGATTACAGAAAACCAGAAAATATAAAATAATGGCAACAAGTTCACCACCGTATACTTTCACATGTTTGGCGGTTTAAAAAGCATATTTGTAGGCTAAAGGGCCATATTGATATAAACATTTATTTGTTTTCGAGAAAAGAGGTTTGTGTTTCGATGAAAGTTTACTACTTACTTTCTAATAACAAGAATGCTAACTCCAGTGTTTGTGTTGCTGCAGCAACAGCTTGATCCTTTTCTTCTGCCGAAAGCATTTCAGGGGGAACAGAAGAATTCTCCATCTCGCATCTAAGCCAACCCCGGTATGTTGCATCCAGGGAGTAATATTCGTGCTGTCTCACCACAAGAGCAATTACTTTGTCAAGAATACCAAGGTACTGACTAAACTCTAAAGTGGAAATACCAGTACTGGAAGCATCAAGAGAAGAAGCACAATACATTAGGACAGGAAATGAGATCTTACCCAATCTTCAAACTCTTCTAAGTTATCAGACACCTCTTGATCTTCCAGCGAAAATAAATTTTCCTTTTGTTTCAATGGTTCGGCAAGGATGGCAAGCAACTTATGTGGTCCTACTGGTAGTTCAGGGACTCTCCTCATTGATATTAAGGAAAACTCTCTGAATAGTGTGTTGCTGATGAAAAAGAAATTGATGGTAAGTTGCAATGCTACGAAGTATAAAGGAGGATAAATATCATGTTTCATCAACCAAAAATAAGTTCCACTCTCACAAAGTGAGAAAAATAAATGAGTACTGTTTACAGATATATTTCAGCAACAAACATACAGACGCAATGCAATAAGAGAATAAATGTTTCCAAGACCATGCAGGAGGGCTGCATGTATGACTAGCAAAGTTTTCTCTGGCACAAGAACAAATTAGATATAGTTACCTATGCATCAATGCCCGTATCAGAAGTTTCCCTGTGATCATCTCAAAGCCTGGAATTGAGGATGGTGGTGTGAAGCAAAGCCACTGAATGATCATTGCCTTCTGAAGTGCTTGCAGGTGATGCTGTTCCACAACATCAGAAAAATCTTCACTGTACTGATGGGGTTTTGTTTCTCGAGACCTTGAAAGAACTCTGCACTAAATTAAAATCTTGTCAGAACATGTCCACAAATAAAGATAAGTTAAATATGTGAAATTTGGTATATTCCATTGTTATATGTATCCCCACAATCACCGAACCTCTCAATTATCTCTTCAAAACAAGCCTTGGATGCATCTCCAGATGAGAATGGCAGATACTCCACAGCAGAGAGGAAAAGCTTGTACATGGTATGCAAGCTGTTGCAGGAAAAAAAAAGGTGTGATGCCAGCCAATTGAAGTCTTGGAAGCAAAATAAACCATCAGCAATAACACATTTGAGAACATTTCAGTGTGAAAGAACAACAACATTCCCAGCACAATTTTTATGGGTAAACATAAGCAGTTGAACATGCAAGTATTGTGCCTATTATACTTTCTATGGAATTGTCATAAATCTAAGGCTAAAGGGAGCTGCACCGAAGACACATAGCTCACAAACTAAAATCTACTGGTAAATATTAGAACAAACATGAACAGCAAATGACAGGTACATCATGCACTAATATGTCACAAAAGATTACAGAATACTAATATATGTAACAATTCCCGGATTGCAAAAACATAAAAAGGTATAATCACATGAAGTAATACCTGCTATTTAACCTTAGTTCCATCATGTCCACAAACAAATCAATGCAAACATCACGTTCAAGCTGAGAGGCATATACTCCAACCAACTCTTCCTGCCCCTCTGAAAACAAGTATCTCACGTACCTGGAATTAATCATTAGTTTTTCCTGCTGTGAAGATTAAGAAACAGGCAATGTACCAACATAATATGGACAAAATAGGAATAAAAGATTCATCTGAAGATCAATGACCAAGCTTAACCTTTAGTTAAGAGAACAGTAGAAATAATGGAGTAAGCCCTTGAcccaacaaaaagaaagaaaactaCTTATGCAACTGAATACTATTAATAAAATTATATTAACCGCCACCAGAAAGACCTTTTTTTTAACCAAACAGATGCCATTTTAACATGACATTGCTCCAAAAGGCTAAAAAGGCTCAAAGCCACACAAAGATTAGTAAACAATACGTACATGTTGATGATGAGATCACCGACAGTAACCAGCTTTTCCTCAAACTCGTCTTCCATTTCATTGCTGAGAAGGTATCTTAAAACAAGAACAATATGTGCCCCAAAACGTATCATGTCGGAATCATCACGGGACCTAATTGGACCAAGAAGTTACTCAAAAGTTAAATAATAAAGCAAAATTAAATATTGGGGTTATCTAAACTAAAATCATAAAAGGCAGGTACCTCAAGACGTTTTGACCCTCTTCGATGGAAGACAACCATGACCATAGAAGGTCAAGAAGATGAGCTAAATTTCCACTCATGAGATTCATCTACCAAATGAGTAAACATGAAATGGTTAGGCAAGTGAACGATCATAAATTCAATTGTACAGCTATTGGAGAACTCCATTTACATGGAAAGTGGTTCAAGTATTTGTGTTTATTCCAGTTAATAGCATGAGTCACCAGAATGTTTGATTGAGTCAcaatttttttgcaaaatacagaTTTAGTAGAACGTTAACTAAGATAATGTTTAAATACTTGGTTTTCAGATTAATCATCTACAAAATCAGAAAACATGTCTAAACTAGTCATCAAACTGGCAAATTGTACAGCAACTGTAAATTACTGCCCGGTTTTTGCCGACGTGGCGCTGTCAGCTGGTCCGACAGCCGTTAGACGCCGTTAGACGGCGCCGTTCGTTCTGTTTCCTCTTATCCCCCGTTTCCCCCGTCTTCTTCCCCCGTTTCCCCCTTCTTCTCCCCTGTTCCCGGTCGTGCGGCGCACCGTCCCCGCCCCCCATCGCAGCCATGAGTCCGGCGAAGTCGAGAGATGCTGGCAGCGGCGCCCAGCCATCCACTGGCGAGATGTGCGGGAGCTCAAACCCTACGAAGGCGACGacagaagaagaggaggaggaggacccgCAGTACTCGGTGGAATTCAGGGCGGCCAGATCTTTTGCCGCGGCGGTGAAGGCAAATCCACTTGGAAGCCAGCACATTGCTTCAGCTTTCGGCGGCGTCTAGTGAGATCCCAGTCCCAATCCCCTCCCCAATCACATTCCCCTTCTgttgctagggttagggttaatGTAGTTCTAGGGTTTGTGTGTGTTATAGTTCTGTAATTAGAATGATATAGTTCTTTAATTAGATGCTTACAACTAGGGTTTCTGTAAATAAAAGGATATGAATTGTTGCACTCAAATGATGTTCTGCTCTGGTCTGCACTAGCTTGCTTCAGTTTCCCTTAAGTACTTATAGTGCACTATTGTATTATTATTTGCAGTCTTGAAGATGAGGTTTGGGAATTGAGGATGCATTTTCATGATAGAGATAATATTGAAAGGAGTATGATGATGTCAGACATCACATATTACAATTTGGTAGCACTGATGGAGACAGAAGGGTATGGTTTTAGAGATTATATGTATTATGTGAGGGACCCTGGGCTAGGGATTGAAGGAATGGAAGAAATAGATGATGATGATAAGTGTGCTCGCTGCATTCTGCCGTCGTCAGAATCAGAGCTGATGTACTGCCTAGTGTGCTCGCTGCTGTCGTCACTTTCACTCCAGGTTGAGAACAGAGCGAGAGCGAGAGCGTGCGAGAGCAAAGTGAGAGTGAGAGTGAGAGACAGAGGAGTGAATCACTTAAGTTCACGTGCGAGAGCGCCGTCTAACGGCGTCTAACGGCTGTCCGACCAGCCGACAGCGCCACGTCGGCAAAAaacgggccccacctgtcataaatCCACTTATCGGTGTCCAATCTGCCGATCAGTGGTATTTGCAAATTGT
Coding sequences within it:
- the LOC125544810 gene encoding nuclear pore complex protein NUP107-like, producing the protein MEVDPSPSPSPPPMSTPGYFDPESSRLREEYRRYRKRLSSSNDSPMLGTSVSRFSEARALRDGSSIPRRPNAGLLLEEVKQEAADYSDIDGLNGPKLLDGGSGRKVARSALNLVKLEDDMPREGETTFTTFASLLDSAIQGLMPFPDVILQFERTCRNASESLRYATTGKVRMVEDKLMQQKSQLLLDEAASWSLLWYLYGKANEELPEGLFMSPTTSHQEACRYVATDLTAQLCLRIVLWLEGLASESLDLERKVRGSHVGSYLPSSGVWHRTQRYLKRRNNDSNIVKHVDFDAPTREVAQLLPDDKKQDELLLEDIWTLLRAGRLEEACELCRSAGQSWRAATLCPFGGIDLFPSLEAMLKNGNSRTLQAIELESGIGRQWRLWKWASYCASEKIAEHDGGQYEMAVYALQCSNLKRTLPICTDWESACWAMAKSWLDVKVDIELSQYQTSRPEEKEFDDDMNGTQLGPENWPYHVLDQQPRDIAALLQKLHSSDLVHETVSRACREQHRQIEMNLMSGNLAHLLDLLWSWLSSIEEGQNVLRSRDDSDMIRFGAHIVLVLRYLLSNEMEDEFEEKLVTVGDLIINMYVRYLFSEGQEELVGVYASQLERDVCIDLFVDMMELRLNSSLHTMYKLFLSAVEYLPFSSGDASKACFEEIIERVLSRSRETKPHQYSEDFSDVVEQHHLQALQKAMIIQWLCFTPPSSIPGFEMITGKLLIRALMHSNTLFREFSLISMRRVPELPVGPHKLLAILAEPLKQKENLFSLEDQEVSDNLEEFEDWHEYYSLDATYRGWLRCEMENSSVPPEMLSAEEKDQAVAAATQTLELAFLLLEREERPWLNAVETSSFQSSELVFLELHATAILCLPSGECMIPDATSCTALTSALYSTVSEEDMLHRQLKVEVKVSSKDPCCIEVALRCLATEGDGFGLHEANDGGLLAAIMAAGFKGELNRFQPGVSMEISRLDAWYSDCNGSVESTAAYIIRGLCRRCCLPETILRSMQASISLSEAGDSLDRCDKLIELVASSDSGMMHLFSQQQLQEFLIFERECFICKMELEEEQRPADG